The Teredinibacter sp. KSP-S5-2 genome includes a window with the following:
- a CDS encoding cold-shock protein, whose translation MSNKVTGTVKWFNESKGFGFIEQESGPDVFAHFSAIQGSGFKTLAEGQKVEFEITSGQKGPQAENIVAL comes from the coding sequence TGGAACCGTTAAATGGTTTAATGAATCCAAAGGGTTCGGCTTCATCGAGCAGGAATCTGGTCCAGACGTTTTCGCTCATTTCAGCGCAATTCAAGGCTCAGGCTTCAAAACTCTTGCCGAAGGTCAGAAGGTTGAGTTTGAAATCACCAGTGGTCAAAAAGGCCCTCAAGCGGAAAACATTGTAGCCCTATAG